One region of Aminobacterium colombiense DSM 12261 genomic DNA includes:
- a CDS encoding ABC transporter permease yields MAARQNSKDSFGGASKGAPFYIYLLMAASVLVFILWPTVCILKGSVYFDGAFSLEHYRNLLVINRTLLKNSLVVGFWTTILALFIGVCCALYITHTSFKAKKALVMVLLLTMISPPFVSSLAYIMLFGRRGLITWKLLGLHWSPYGPHGIIMMESIELATIAAFLIIAVLRGIDRSLEQASLDLGGSKWNTLCHVTLPLARPGIVTAALIVFIRSLSDFGTPMFIGGNYNVLATQAYMTAIGIYNLPKASAISTLLVIPAFVVFLIYRKMMTKTPLFSKRVTGADTQGSRLPSWVNAVVFTVTWSFILFELLKYGTIFCGAIVKTWGVNFSLTLHHLQTLKLSKLHCLLRSIKYATLSAFTAGIMGTALAWFLGRQKGPLTRTIDFIADLPFILPGPFFGIAYLLAFNWMPEALLGSGFLIVANCVYRQLTLGIKSGVSVLSQVNPELEDAVRDQGGKGLDVFKDIIMPSLKPAFLVSFINTFTFTMTTVGGIIFLVTPYTKVATAEMFDAIQNGDIGVSSVMASVIILVVMIVNVGFSWFFLRKKTTDPQKTEESYVPSIETAQ; encoded by the coding sequence TTGGCAGCAAGGCAGAACAGTAAAGACAGCTTTGGTGGGGCATCGAAAGGTGCCCCCTTTTATATCTATCTTTTAATGGCAGCCAGTGTCCTCGTATTTATTCTCTGGCCAACAGTATGCATATTAAAGGGAAGTGTTTATTTCGATGGGGCTTTTAGCCTCGAGCATTATCGGAATCTGCTCGTCATAAACAGGACTCTCTTGAAAAACAGTCTCGTTGTAGGCTTTTGGACCACGATTCTAGCTTTGTTCATCGGGGTGTGTTGTGCCCTTTATATAACCCACACCTCATTTAAAGCCAAAAAGGCCCTCGTCATGGTGCTCCTTTTAACTATGATATCCCCTCCATTTGTTTCATCTCTGGCCTATATTATGCTTTTTGGCCGTAGGGGACTTATTACATGGAAACTATTGGGACTTCATTGGAGTCCTTATGGTCCCCACGGCATTATTATGATGGAATCCATCGAGCTGGCCACCATTGCTGCTTTTTTGATTATAGCTGTGTTAAGAGGGATTGACCGCAGTTTGGAACAAGCATCTCTTGATTTAGGGGGAAGCAAGTGGAATACATTATGCCATGTTACCCTTCCTCTCGCGCGCCCGGGGATTGTAACCGCCGCACTTATTGTTTTTATTCGCTCTCTGTCAGACTTTGGAACTCCCATGTTTATTGGGGGGAATTATAATGTCCTGGCCACGCAAGCTTACATGACAGCTATAGGCATCTACAATCTTCCCAAGGCATCTGCCATTTCAACTCTACTTGTTATCCCAGCTTTCGTTGTTTTTCTTATCTATAGAAAAATGATGACTAAAACTCCTCTTTTCTCGAAAAGGGTAACAGGAGCAGATACACAAGGATCGCGTCTGCCCTCGTGGGTAAACGCTGTGGTTTTCACCGTTACCTGGAGCTTTATTCTTTTTGAACTTCTAAAGTATGGAACAATCTTTTGCGGGGCCATTGTCAAAACATGGGGCGTCAATTTTTCATTAACCCTCCACCACCTCCAGACATTAAAGCTCTCTAAACTTCACTGCCTGCTCCGCAGCATTAAATATGCAACACTGTCAGCGTTCACTGCCGGAATTATGGGAACAGCCCTGGCATGGTTTTTAGGAAGGCAAAAGGGCCCCTTGACCCGGACCATAGATTTTATCGCTGATCTGCCATTTATATTGCCCGGCCCCTTTTTTGGCATTGCCTATCTCCTTGCCTTTAACTGGATGCCGGAAGCTTTGCTTGGATCGGGGTTTCTTATCGTTGCGAATTGCGTGTACCGCCAGCTAACCTTAGGAATAAAAAGCGGTGTTTCTGTGCTGAGCCAAGTCAATCCTGAACTTGAGGATGCCGTTCGAGATCAGGGTGGAAAAGGGTTGGACGTTTTTAAAGATATTATTATGCCTTCGCTCAAGCCAGCCTTTCTTGTAAGCTTCATTAATACTTTTACGTTTACTATGACTACTGTTGGTGGGATCATTTTCCTCGTTACGCCTTACACAAAGGTCGCTACTGCAGAAATGTTCGATGCTATTCAGAATGGGGATATCGGGGTCAGCTCTGTAATGGCTTCTGTTATTATCCTTGTTGTCATGATTGTAAATGTTGGATTTTCATGGTTCTTCTTGAGAAAAAAAACAACAGACCCACAAAAGACGGAGGAAAGTTATGTACCTTCAATTGAAACAGCTCAATAA